One window from the genome of Bacillus kexueae encodes:
- a CDS encoding CotS family spore coat protein, translating into MENEMLNISLEEEYVLTPEEEAKLRDLAAVIMENWNVSVQDIEVIQGGQMALVWKIHTTEGPICLKRIHRPEKKALFSINAQNYLATNGARVPGIIRNNRDELYTKYGPFLFVVYDWIEGRPFEFTNRDDLHMIMKGLAEFHQWSKGYVPPEGVPVFKKLGRWQNHYIKRLQQMKTWKIAAAELPDDPFSQLYLAEIDSVLTVGQETLERLLNSHYKTWVTEELAAPTLCHQDYGTGNTLLGLDNDIWIIDLDTVSFDLPIRDLRKIIIPLMDTTTNWNTEEFQFMLDAYETMSPLTKEQKEVMFIDMLFPYEFYDIAREKYVRKTDLFVEELQQAFQYEHIKTIALNELLADNT; encoded by the coding sequence ATGGAAAATGAAATGCTCAACATATCGCTTGAAGAAGAATATGTGTTAACCCCGGAAGAAGAAGCAAAACTAAGAGACTTAGCGGCAGTCATTATGGAAAATTGGAATGTATCGGTTCAAGACATTGAAGTTATTCAAGGAGGGCAAATGGCTCTCGTTTGGAAAATCCATACAACCGAAGGGCCTATCTGTTTAAAGCGGATTCATCGTCCAGAAAAAAAGGCCCTTTTCTCCATTAATGCACAAAACTATTTAGCTACAAATGGCGCCCGCGTACCAGGCATTATCCGTAACAACCGTGACGAGCTTTATACAAAATACGGCCCGTTTTTGTTTGTCGTTTATGACTGGATCGAAGGTCGCCCGTTTGAATTTACAAACCGCGACGACTTGCACATGATCATGAAAGGTTTAGCCGAATTCCATCAATGGTCGAAAGGCTATGTGCCCCCGGAAGGCGTCCCTGTATTCAAAAAGCTTGGACGTTGGCAAAATCACTACATTAAACGTCTCCAGCAAATGAAAACTTGGAAAATCGCTGCCGCAGAGCTTCCAGACGATCCATTCTCCCAACTCTATCTAGCAGAAATTGATTCGGTCTTGACGGTTGGACAGGAAACGTTGGAACGCTTGTTAAACTCCCATTATAAAACATGGGTAACCGAAGAACTCGCCGCACCAACCTTATGTCACCAAGACTACGGAACAGGGAATACATTGCTCGGATTAGACAACGACATTTGGATCATCGACTTAGATACAGTATCATTCGACCTCCCTATTCGCGATTTACGAAAAATCATCATTCCGCTCATGGACACGACTACCAATTGGAACACTGAAGAATTCCAATTCATGCTCGACGCATACGAAACAATGAGTCCGCTAACGAAAGAACAAAAAGAAGTCATGTTTATTGACATGCTGTTCCCATACGAATTTTACGACATTGCCCGCGAAAAATACGTCCGGAAAACCGACCTTTTCGTCGAAGAACTACAACAAGCATTCCAATACGAACACATTAAAACCATCGCCTTAAACGAATTATTGGCAGACAACACGTAA
- a CDS encoding UTP--glucose-1-phosphate uridylyltransferase, producing the protein MVKKAIIPAAGYGTRGLPITKVIPKEMFPIGVKPAIQYIVEEAMEAGIEQILVIVSRSKSMIVDYFDESLELETFLEKSNKQHLKGKLDIPKIQLYYTRQPYAKGLGDAIRLGETFVGNEPFAVLLPDDIIVSKKEGAITELIKQYEKKRASIVGLKKMEWNQLHQYGVIGGKKETDGLYKIDNIVEKPKADPPSNMAVVGRYVFTPAIFPLLKSLQVGKGGEFQLTDAIQDLLKIEQCFGKCITGERFDIGKVEDYLDIVLKMKKE; encoded by the coding sequence ATGGTTAAAAAAGCAATTATTCCTGCTGCTGGATATGGTACGAGAGGTTTGCCAATAACAAAGGTCATCCCAAAAGAGATGTTTCCGATAGGAGTTAAACCGGCAATTCAATATATTGTTGAAGAAGCAATGGAAGCTGGAATAGAGCAAATCTTAGTCATTGTGTCCCGATCTAAAAGCATGATCGTGGATTATTTTGACGAATCGTTAGAGCTTGAAACATTTTTAGAAAAAAGCAATAAACAGCATTTGAAGGGAAAACTTGATATTCCTAAAATTCAACTGTATTATACAAGGCAACCTTATGCAAAAGGTCTTGGAGATGCAATTAGATTAGGGGAAACATTTGTCGGAAATGAACCTTTTGCCGTCTTACTTCCTGATGACATAATCGTTTCAAAAAAAGAGGGTGCCATTACAGAACTCATTAAACAATATGAGAAAAAAAGAGCTAGTATTGTAGGCCTGAAGAAAATGGAATGGAACCAATTGCATCAATATGGGGTTATCGGAGGAAAGAAAGAAACTGACGGGCTATACAAGATTGATAATATCGTAGAAAAACCAAAGGCCGACCCTCCATCTAACATGGCCGTCGTTGGACGCTATGTGTTCACTCCTGCAATTTTTCCACTTCTTAAGTCGTTGCAGGTGGGAAAAGGCGGTGAGTTTCAATTGACAGATGCCATTCAAGATTTACTTAAAATAGAACAGTGTTTCGGAAAATGTATCACGGGTGAACGTTTTGATATTGGAAAAGTAGAGGATTATTTGGATATAGTCCTGAAGATGAAAAAGGAGTGA
- a CDS encoding glycosyltransferase produces MKTIAHYLLEDIKVNQGFIYNQMNYQGNYRSIVFGPFDKPNNTDFPFEHFFNLNDIDSLTDFFQLENIIAIHAHHGKHAVEIAPIAIQCNVPLIVSIRGADGSTQSDKLMNRNMARYRSLIKHKTLFLPVCDFLRNELLKLGIPEEKVRVLYGGIDVNLFKYKERALPSEGDINLVSVGRLVEKKGHESLIKAMRHIHEKEPRVKLAIIGEGKERGKLETLIRDLQLEGVVSLEGKKTSLQIAEYLNSSHLFCLPSITASNGDVEGIPNALKEAMASGIPVISTNHGGIPELITHLESGYLVRENDVLEIVEGVSYFLNHQYRWKEISKNARHVIEEKFNLKKQLEVQHDLYRLLEELPLT; encoded by the coding sequence GTGAAGACGATAGCCCATTATTTATTAGAGGATATAAAAGTAAATCAAGGATTTATCTATAACCAGATGAATTATCAAGGAAACTATCGTTCTATCGTATTTGGTCCATTTGATAAGCCTAATAATACTGACTTTCCATTTGAACATTTTTTTAATCTAAATGATATCGACAGTCTTACTGACTTTTTTCAACTTGAAAACATTATTGCAATTCACGCTCATCATGGGAAACATGCTGTTGAAATTGCTCCAATAGCTATTCAATGCAATGTTCCACTAATTGTTAGTATTAGAGGGGCAGATGGATCGACGCAGTCTGATAAGTTGATGAACCGTAATATGGCTAGGTATCGGTCATTAATTAAACATAAAACCTTATTCTTGCCAGTATGTGACTTTTTAAGGAATGAACTGTTAAAATTAGGCATACCTGAAGAAAAAGTTCGTGTATTATATGGAGGGATTGATGTCAATTTATTTAAATATAAAGAACGTGCATTACCTTCCGAAGGGGATATAAATCTCGTATCGGTTGGGAGGTTGGTAGAAAAGAAAGGGCACGAAAGCCTTATTAAAGCAATGAGACACATTCATGAAAAAGAGCCGAGGGTTAAACTAGCAATTATTGGAGAAGGGAAAGAGAGGGGGAAACTAGAAACACTTATCCGTGATCTCCAGTTAGAAGGAGTTGTTTCGCTCGAAGGGAAAAAAACGTCTTTACAAATTGCGGAGTACCTTAATTCCTCTCATTTGTTTTGCTTGCCGAGCATTACGGCTTCAAACGGAGATGTTGAAGGGATTCCAAATGCCTTAAAAGAAGCTATGGCAAGTGGAATTCCAGTTATCTCGACGAATCATGGCGGTATACCAGAGTTAATTACACATTTAGAGTCAGGTTATCTCGTTCGAGAGAATGATGTGCTAGAGATTGTTGAAGGTGTTAGTTATTTTTTAAATCATCAATATAGGTGGAAGGAAATTTCTAAAAATGCACGTCATGTTATTGAAGAGAAATTTAACTTGAAAAAACAATTAGAGGTTCAACATGATTTATATCGTTTGCTCGAGGAACTCCCTTTAACATAG
- a CDS encoding UDP-glucose dehydrogenase family protein: MNICIIGTGYVGLTTAAILAELSHHVICVDINEKKISKLANGEITIYEPGLEECVKRNKQRLSFTTDIKKAVELSEVIFITVGTPSCHDGSTNLSYLFSALDDISSYLTVQKVIVIKSTVPPGTNIKCYEHLIQKGIDPKLFSIVSNPEFLREGSAIYDSRYPDRIVIGIDPDDKQTLNIMKRIYHSIQAPWVISSPTGAEMIKYASNAFLATKISYINELSRICDAFDVDVTEVAKGMGEDQRIGPHFLQAGIGYGGSCFPKDLQALVFSAKEKGISTSILNAVQSVNNSQVHYFIEKVKENIRTMDHPIAILGVAFKPNTDDIRCSPAVEVIRQLHQTGYDIRVYDPEAKLPKDLEQIPQFQSPYEAINGSQALVIATDWSEHKDLDWVEVKRRMNNYNIFDGRNSLDSETIKKAGFKYFGVGRS; this comes from the coding sequence ATGAATATTTGTATTATCGGAACAGGGTATGTTGGATTAACAACTGCTGCAATCCTGGCTGAATTAAGCCACCATGTCATATGCGTAGATATTAATGAAAAGAAAATAAGTAAATTGGCTAATGGTGAGATCACAATTTATGAGCCCGGCCTTGAAGAATGCGTAAAAAGAAATAAACAACGACTTTCTTTTACGACAGATATAAAAAAAGCTGTGGAACTATCTGAAGTCATTTTCATCACTGTCGGTACTCCCTCATGTCACGATGGAAGCACTAATTTATCTTATTTATTTTCAGCACTTGATGATATTTCCTCTTATCTTACGGTACAAAAGGTTATTGTAATTAAAAGCACGGTTCCCCCTGGAACAAACATTAAATGTTATGAACATTTAATCCAAAAAGGGATAGATCCTAAATTATTTTCGATTGTGTCAAATCCAGAATTCTTACGTGAAGGTTCAGCTATATATGATAGCCGATACCCCGATCGAATCGTGATAGGGATAGATCCTGATGATAAACAAACGCTAAATATAATGAAAAGAATCTATCACTCCATTCAAGCCCCTTGGGTAATAAGTAGTCCAACTGGAGCTGAAATGATTAAGTATGCGTCCAATGCATTCTTAGCTACCAAAATATCTTATATAAATGAACTTTCACGCATTTGTGATGCGTTTGATGTTGATGTGACAGAAGTTGCTAAAGGAATGGGAGAAGATCAGCGTATAGGTCCACATTTTCTTCAAGCGGGTATTGGGTATGGAGGTTCTTGTTTTCCAAAGGATTTACAAGCATTAGTCTTTAGTGCTAAGGAAAAAGGAATCTCAACCTCAATTTTAAATGCTGTTCAATCAGTGAATAACTCCCAAGTCCACTATTTTATAGAAAAAGTTAAGGAAAATATTAGAACAATGGATCACCCTATCGCTATTCTAGGAGTTGCATTTAAACCAAATACAGACGACATTCGCTGTTCACCTGCAGTTGAAGTAATTCGTCAACTCCACCAAACTGGTTACGATATTCGTGTGTATGATCCAGAAGCAAAATTGCCAAAAGACTTGGAACAAATCCCTCAATTTCAATCACCATATGAAGCCATTAACGGATCACAAGCACTTGTGATAGCCACAGATTGGTCTGAACATAAAGATTTAGATTGGGTTGAAGTAAAGCGTCGGATGAACAACTACAATATTTTTGATGGGCGTAATTCTTTAGATTCAGAAACAATAAAAAAAGCTGGTTTTAAATACTTCGGGGTTGGACGATCATGA
- a CDS encoding NAD-dependent epimerase/dehydratase family protein — MNILVTGAAGFIGSHLCEKLLENKENHVIGVDHFIGPTPYPLKQGSLSKLMNHPRFTFMQKDLYITDLHALLKSVDIVVHLAGIPGVRSSWGSDFEPYVTNNIQVTQRFLEALKSSPDTRFIYASTSSIYGQKSGKVSENELPEPLSPYGVTKLAGEHLCRLYRKNFQIPIVILRFFTVYGPRQRPDMAFHTFIKQILTNKPITVFGDGTQSRDFTYISDCVNGIMAAMKKKEAIGKTFNLGGLERASVNEVIQLLEQLTGEKATISYLPAIHGEPKHTYADISLAQTILNYHPKVTLLEGLTKEISYIQSILKE, encoded by the coding sequence ATGAATATTTTAGTGACAGGAGCAGCAGGGTTTATCGGATCACACTTATGTGAAAAATTACTAGAAAATAAAGAAAATCATGTAATTGGAGTAGATCATTTTATTGGACCAACTCCGTACCCCTTAAAGCAAGGTTCATTATCGAAACTGATGAATCACCCACGGTTCACGTTCATGCAAAAAGACTTATATATTACAGATCTACATGCTTTATTGAAATCCGTCGACATCGTTGTCCATTTAGCAGGTATTCCAGGTGTCCGCTCAAGTTGGGGAAGTGACTTCGAACCGTATGTAACAAATAATATACAGGTTACACAGCGCTTTTTAGAAGCATTGAAATCCTCCCCTGATACACGATTTATTTACGCATCAACTTCATCTATTTACGGGCAAAAAAGTGGTAAAGTGAGTGAAAATGAATTACCAGAACCATTATCTCCTTACGGTGTAACCAAATTGGCAGGTGAGCATTTGTGTCGATTATACAGGAAAAATTTTCAAATTCCGATAGTCATATTACGATTTTTCACCGTTTATGGACCTCGCCAAAGGCCAGATATGGCATTTCACACCTTTATTAAACAAATATTAACCAATAAGCCAATAACGGTTTTCGGCGATGGAACACAGTCGAGAGATTTTACTTATATTTCGGACTGCGTGAATGGTATTATGGCTGCCATGAAAAAGAAAGAAGCGATTGGAAAAACGTTCAATCTTGGAGGGTTAGAAAGAGCAAGTGTTAATGAAGTCATCCAGCTTTTAGAACAGCTAACCGGGGAAAAAGCAACGATATCATACCTTCCTGCTATTCATGGTGAGCCTAAGCATACCTATGCAGACATATCTTTAGCACAAACAATACTGAACTATCATCCAAAGGTTACTCTTTTGGAAGGACTCACAAAGGAAATTTCCTATATTCAATCCATTTTAAAGGAGTGA
- a CDS encoding glycosyltransferase family 4 protein, whose translation MRLALICTEKLPLPAIKGGAIQIMIDGITPFLSEKFSIVIFSICDENLPHKEEQNGIQYIRFPQHDYYSYIIDYLKNESFNVIHIFNRPKIVQEIRNVSPNSAIVLSLHNDMFSPLKINPQEASQSIQLADCIATVSEYIKRSITIRYPEAKNKTFVTYSGVDMSQYPEKNSPISNKIRDDIRSTFNIGDKKVVLFVGRLSKTKGPHILIQAMNHLNNMDQDVVLLIVGGKWFSDNGVNDYVRKLYEEAKPLGNSVIFTQFIPSNQIPEFMLASDLLVCSSQWHEPLARIHYEAMASSLPIITTNRGGNNEVVFNGFNGIVIEKYQDPKSFAKTISFLLNHPELSKQFGNNGRKFIEQNFQFKHVAARYEAVYREALKKHLKPSKPFSN comes from the coding sequence GTGCGACTTGCTTTAATATGTACAGAGAAACTCCCTTTACCTGCTATTAAGGGAGGAGCAATACAAATTATGATCGATGGCATAACTCCTTTTTTAAGCGAGAAATTTTCGATTGTGATTTTTTCCATTTGTGATGAAAATCTCCCTCATAAAGAAGAACAAAATGGAATTCAATATATAAGGTTCCCTCAACATGATTATTACTCTTATATCATTGATTATCTGAAAAATGAAAGCTTCAATGTTATTCACATCTTTAACCGACCAAAAATTGTACAGGAAATTCGAAATGTTTCCCCGAACAGTGCAATTGTTTTGAGCTTGCATAATGACATGTTTTCACCTTTGAAAATTAATCCACAAGAAGCCTCACAAAGTATTCAGCTAGCTGATTGTATTGCAACAGTTAGCGAATATATTAAACGGTCAATAACCATTCGATATCCCGAAGCAAAAAATAAGACTTTTGTTACTTATTCAGGAGTTGATATGAGTCAGTACCCTGAGAAAAATTCACCTATCAGTAATAAAATACGTGATGACATACGATCAACTTTTAATATCGGAGATAAGAAAGTTGTATTATTCGTAGGCCGTTTGAGTAAAACAAAAGGTCCTCACATTCTCATTCAAGCAATGAATCACCTAAACAATATGGATCAAGATGTCGTGCTACTTATCGTAGGAGGCAAATGGTTTAGTGACAATGGTGTAAATGATTATGTTCGTAAATTGTACGAAGAGGCAAAACCATTAGGTAATTCGGTAATCTTCACCCAATTCATTCCTTCAAACCAAATACCAGAATTTATGTTAGCATCAGATTTATTAGTATGTAGTTCACAATGGCATGAACCATTGGCTCGTATACATTACGAAGCAATGGCTTCCTCCCTCCCCATCATAACAACAAACAGAGGTGGAAATAATGAAGTTGTATTTAATGGTTTTAACGGTATAGTCATCGAAAAATACCAAGACCCAAAAAGCTTCGCAAAAACGATTTCATTTTTGTTAAATCATCCAGAATTAAGCAAACAATTTGGCAATAACGGTAGAAAGTTTATCGAACAAAACTTTCAATTTAAGCATGTAGCGGCAAGGTATGAAGCTGTGTATAGAGAAGCGTTAAAGAAGCATTTAAAACCCTCAAAACCTTTCTCAAACTAA
- a CDS encoding CotS family spore coat protein, whose protein sequence is MNENANQVLQNILSLYPITVQNVSLLSMKSGRTMWLVETDEGPKVLKNAEMKLERMLFIAGAHEHLQNNGLPIAPIIRTKNGALTVGAGESSFVLYDKIDGDEVIYYNENSLVETMQFMAQFHLASKGYENHSESKKRGRIGKWHKLFRWKLQELEGNKTIAEGLPDDPFSVLFLQHVDHMLERGRKALQELDELPYQNWTKAWIEEKGFCQQDFTMARFTHAEEGLMMKELHSITNDLPSRDIRILLNKVMKKMSIWDTDLAFTMLKAYDSVHPLTQEQYEVIWTELRFPHLFCSIIHKYYLGQKESWSDEKYIWALQNIISLENSKSEFLTKTDEMFARLKEGQ, encoded by the coding sequence ATGAATGAAAACGCCAATCAAGTATTGCAAAATATTTTGAGCTTGTATCCGATAACCGTTCAAAACGTATCGCTATTATCGATGAAAAGCGGGAGAACGATGTGGCTCGTTGAAACAGATGAAGGACCAAAAGTGTTAAAAAATGCGGAAATGAAGCTGGAGAGAATGCTTTTCATTGCCGGGGCTCACGAGCATTTACAAAATAACGGCTTGCCGATTGCACCTATTATTCGTACGAAAAATGGAGCATTAACGGTTGGAGCGGGAGAATCTTCTTTCGTCTTATACGATAAAATTGACGGAGACGAAGTTATTTATTATAACGAAAACTCCCTTGTGGAGACGATGCAGTTTATGGCGCAATTTCATCTTGCTTCAAAAGGGTATGAAAATCATTCAGAAAGTAAAAAACGCGGAAGAATTGGAAAGTGGCATAAATTGTTCCGGTGGAAATTACAGGAATTAGAAGGAAACAAAACGATTGCAGAAGGGTTGCCAGATGATCCATTCTCCGTGCTGTTTTTACAGCATGTTGACCACATGCTTGAGCGTGGAAGAAAGGCTCTGCAAGAGTTAGATGAGCTTCCGTATCAAAATTGGACGAAAGCTTGGATCGAAGAGAAAGGCTTTTGTCAGCAAGATTTTACGATGGCCCGTTTCACGCATGCGGAAGAAGGACTCATGATGAAAGAATTGCACTCGATTACCAATGATCTTCCTTCTCGCGATATAAGGATTCTATTAAACAAAGTGATGAAAAAGATGTCCATTTGGGACACCGATTTAGCATTCACGATGCTAAAAGCATATGACTCGGTTCATCCACTAACGCAAGAGCAATATGAGGTTATATGGACAGAATTACGTTTTCCTCATTTATTCTGTTCCATTATTCATAAATATTATCTCGGACAGAAAGAATCGTGGTCGGATGAGAAATATATTTGGGCCTTACAAAACATCATCTCGCTTGAAAACTCGAAGTCTGAGTTTTTAACGAAGACAGATGAAATGTTTGCACGCCTTAAGGAGGGACAATAA
- a CDS encoding glycosyltransferase family 4 protein → MKIAFIATEKLPVPAIKGGAIQIYLDAIAQQIAQNHQVTIFSITHPDLPAEETKNGVQFVRFPEKEFIDSIVQYVRSTSFDVIHVCNRPLWIEQIREATPNAKLVLSVHNEMFANEKISDEEGKRCIALCSKIVTVSDYIGNTITSRFPEAKGKVKTVYSGVDVQTFHPSWTNTGRELKKSIRSKLGLQNKKVILFVGRLSKVKGPHILLQALPSIMEKHPDAVMVFIGSKWFGDDEVNNYVKHLYTLGALYPENVQFIKFVKPSEIAGLFSMSDVFVCSSQWQEPLARVHYEAMACGLPIVTSQRGGNPEVIDEGKNGHVIGDFENPLAYAERLNALLSSEGKRTSMGQYGRQKAEANFQWKHVVSNLLNVYGSIR, encoded by the coding sequence TTGAAAATCGCATTTATCGCCACTGAAAAATTACCGGTACCGGCTATAAAAGGTGGCGCGATCCAAATTTATCTCGATGCTATAGCACAACAAATTGCACAAAATCATCAAGTCACCATCTTTTCTATTACTCATCCTGATTTGCCCGCTGAAGAAACGAAAAACGGTGTTCAATTCGTACGCTTTCCAGAAAAAGAATTTATTGATTCCATCGTTCAATATGTAAGGTCTACATCCTTTGATGTCATCCATGTTTGTAACCGACCGTTATGGATTGAACAAATTCGTGAAGCAACACCGAATGCCAAACTCGTCTTAAGTGTTCATAATGAGATGTTTGCGAACGAAAAAATCAGCGATGAGGAAGGAAAGCGCTGTATCGCATTATGCTCGAAAATTGTGACAGTCAGTGATTATATAGGAAATACCATTACGTCACGTTTTCCAGAAGCGAAAGGGAAAGTAAAGACCGTTTATTCTGGGGTGGACGTTCAAACGTTTCATCCAAGTTGGACGAATACCGGGCGTGAGCTCAAGAAAAGTATTCGATCAAAGCTCGGTCTACAAAACAAGAAAGTCATTTTATTTGTCGGGCGTTTAAGTAAGGTAAAGGGACCGCATATTTTACTTCAAGCGCTACCAAGTATTATGGAAAAGCACCCGGATGCGGTGATGGTATTTATCGGTTCCAAATGGTTTGGAGACGATGAAGTGAATAACTATGTCAAGCATCTATATACACTTGGTGCACTATATCCGGAAAATGTCCAGTTTATTAAATTCGTGAAGCCGAGTGAAATTGCCGGTCTATTCTCTATGTCCGATGTATTCGTTTGTTCTTCTCAATGGCAGGAGCCGCTTGCACGTGTCCATTATGAAGCGATGGCTTGTGGGCTTCCAATTGTGACAAGTCAACGAGGTGGAAATCCAGAGGTTATTGACGAAGGGAAAAATGGCCATGTCATCGGCGATTTTGAAAATCCGCTTGCGTATGCGGAAAGGCTCAATGCCTTATTAAGCAGCGAAGGAAAACGTACGTCAATGGGACAATATGGTCGCCAAAAAGCAGAGGCGAATTTTCAATGGAAGCACGTCGTTTCGAATCTTTTAAACGTATACGGAAGTATTAGGTAA